Below is a genomic region from Rhinolophus sinicus isolate RSC01 linkage group LG11, ASM3656204v1, whole genome shotgun sequence.
CAGAGCTGGAGGCTGTGCGCGAAGCCTTTGAGACCGGTGGTCTGGAGGCGGCACTGTCTTGGGTTCGTGGTAGCCTGGAGCGACTGGGCAGCGCGCGGCTGGACCTGGCTGTGGCTGGCATGGCTGACGTGGGCCTTGTGCTGAACATGCTGCTTGGGTTGGATCCTGGGGACCCAGGGGCCGTGCCTGCTTCAGTGCCTGCGGAACCCACGCCCTACCCAGCCCCAGAGCGCTCCAATGTGGTGCTCTGGACCGTACCTCTTGGCTCCGCGGGCACTGCTGCTGCCCCCCACCCTACCCATTATGACGTTCTCATCCTCGTTACTCCTGGGGCCCCCACTGAGGAGGACTGGGCCCAGGTCAGGCCTTTGGTGCTACCGGATGCACCGCTGGTGTGCGTGCGAACAGACGGCCAGGGCAAGGATCCGGAGCctctggaagaggaggaaaaagcagagaaacccAGCGGGGGCGAGAGCCTAGAGAACGCAGACGTAGGGGGGTTGGAGGAGGCATGCAGCGAGGGAAGGGAGACACGGGGCACTGGATCACAGAAAGCAGGCAGTGGGGAAGGTTCAGCAAAAGCAGGCATTGAGAGTTTGCAGCAGGTTGGTGGCTCGAAGCAATCAGGCAGCGGGGACTCCGAGCGTGTGGCCACCGGGAGTCCGGAGGACGATACATGGGAGGTGCTGGAGGAGGCGCCACCGCCGGTGTTCCCCCTGCGGCGGGGCGGACTCCCCGGGCTCTGTGAGTGGCTGCGACGCGCACTTGCCCCGGCCCAGGCTGGGGCGTTGCTACTGGCGCTGCCACCAATGTCTCCGCGCGCAGCCCGAACCAAGGTTGCTGCGCTGCGGGCTGGGGCGTGGCGGCCGGCTCTGCTGGCCAGCCTGGCGGCAGCGGCCGCCCCAGTACCCGGGCTCGGCTGGGCCTGTGACGTGGCGCTTCTGCGCGGTCAGCTGGCAGAGTGGCGGAGGGCACTAGGGCTCGAACCAGCGGCGCTGGCCCGACGCGAACGCATGCTGGGAATGGCACCTGGGGAGCTGGCAGAGCGGACGCACTTCCCGGGCCCGGTAACACGTGCTGAAGTGGAGGCGAGGCTGGGTGCCTGGGCAGGCGAGGGCACTGCTGGGGGCGCAGCGCTGGGGGCGCTTTCCTTCCTGTGGCCCGCGGGTGGCGCAGCAGCCACTGGCGGCTTGGGTTACCGTGCAGCGCACGGTGTCCTACTGCAGGCACTGGACGAGATGCTGGCAGACGCCGAGGCAGTGCTGGCACCCCATGCGCCTGCACAGTGAGGGGTGGGGATCACAGTTGGGACTTTCTGAGTGCTCTGCTTCCAGGAGCTGAGAACTCCAAGTCCCGTTTAGAGTGAGGGGGGTTGGGGGTCCAGACTCTGGCATGGGATATCTGAGCCTCTGAGCTAACAGCACCCGGCCGGCCACTTCAAATCCTGGGTGTTTGAATGGGATGAGGCTCTGACTACTGGTTGGGGTATGTGGCTTCCAGTTACCTGGGTTCCTGAGTCTTGAAGGAGAATAGAATCTGGAGGTCAGGACTCCTGATTATTCTGGGGATCACTGGGCAGGACCCCCAGACTTGTGTTCTGAGGGGAGTTGAGGGGTTGAACTCCTAGAAGAGGGTATATCTTGGTCTTCAAGGAAGTAGAAACGATCTATTATTGGATGTCTAGTCCtccagggggagggggagaggaagccCTGATTTCTGATAAGGGGCTCTCCATGTACTAGGGATTCCAGTATGGAGGACTGGGTCTGGGAACTCCAGGGAGCTGGAACCCTTGGACTTTGAGCCACAAAGAGACATAGGTCTATGTTTCCTTAGAATAGGCCTGCACACAGGCTCCCAGTTCCTCAAGAGGCAGTGGGCTTTGAATCATCATGGGGGCCTCAGAGGGGAGGAACAGTATGGGTCCTCAGACTCCTGGATCCCAAGTGGGCTATGGACCTTGGTTCCTAATTCCTGGATAGTGGGAGGTCTGCATCTAGAGGGAACGGGCTGTGTTACAGAGCTAGAAACATTGGACTTTCTTGGTTAGTAGAGGGATATTTCATATTTGCTcatcgggggtgggggggcctggtGACCTAGACTCCTTTCCTAGCTGTTGTGGGGAGAATGGCCCCCACGAAAATGAAGGGAGGAGGTAAGAGGGGCGTGGTGGGCTCCGGGTAGTCGGAGACCAGAAATGAGGTCTTCTGGGTATGGAAGGGCAAGAACCCATACCTCGGAGGTCTCTTCTGCAAATCCCTAATGAATATGGGTCCTGGAGACTGACCCCCTCTCTGTGACTTTCGGAAAGGATAAGACTGCCCCCATTTCATAGGTGCTGAGTGATTCGAGGCCTCTCTGGGGAAATTATTCTGTCCCTCTCTCTAGtggtttctgtcttcttttggcCTTGGTTTCTTCTGTCGTCAAGCCTGAACCCTTTCTGGCCTTGGTATTTTGTACACCTGCCTTTTTAGAGAAGCAGCTATACTGCTGTACTAACCCAGATGTTTCTGTGTTGGTTCCCTCAGGCATCCTCAAGAGGCTCTGCCTTCTGGTGTACACAGAGAGTGCTGCAGTGAGCAAGCGACCCACAGAACAGCTGGGCAGATGTTCTAGCCCGTGGGAATGTGCTGCAACTGAGGCAAAGGCAGAAACCACAGTGCCTGGAATGTTCTGGGCTGCCACCTACATGTAAAGGAGCAGCCACGAGTCACAGAATTCTTCATTGTCAAAAACAGGGACGGGGGAGCAGGGAACCTGAGAGACCACCCCGCAGAATCTCTTTTATGATTAATGGGGAGAGCAAAGCCCAGAGAGGGCAGGCTCTAGGCCCTACATGGTCTGGCCCCTGCCGCTTTTCATTCTCTGCCCTACCTTATCCCTCAACCAGCTTGCTAGGTCTTCCTTCGATGCTTGAATGGGCCACCTTGGGTCCTGCCTTAGAacatttgcacttgctgttcaTTCTGCTTAGAATGCTCTGTCCCGAGATTTCTATGACTGGCTCCTTCTGTCaatcaggtctcagctcaaatgcccCCGCAgaaaggcctttcctgaccactttAACTGAAGTagctcacccccaccccattatTCATTTCAGCCGGTTAATTTTCTTTGTAGCAGTTATTACTGTAGAAAATTAccttatttatctatttatttacctGTTTGTTGGCTATTATCCCTTTGTCCATCTTGTTTTCCACTGTACCCCCAGCACCTAGAAtcgtgcttgacacatagtaggtgcttagtaaatattattttaattcattagtCAGTGGCAGAACTAAGGCTGGAATGTAGATTGTCGGCCTCTTGCCACAAGACTGGGAAAGGAATGAGATGGGGGGAAACATAAGCATATAATGGAGAGGAAGTGCCTGTCTGAGGTCAGGGAACCTGGAAAGCAAGCTTGGCTTTGCCACTGTCACTCCAGGTGACTTTGGCCACTGCCTGTTTTCCCATTTGTGAAATGGCTGGACGAGAACCATAACTCCTTCCAAAGTCCTATTTCCTTTGACAACTGAAAGCAAGGGTAATTGATCTGAGGGGCAAGTACTTGAGGGATGGCTCCCCCATCTCTATCTTGAATTCCCACCTGGCACAATTTGTCCCATCAAAGTTGAGATGGGCAAGATGCGAAAAAGCATTTGGCTTTATACTGAATTTGAGTCATTATCCTCAAAGCTCACTCAAAGCCTTAGGGGAAGTGAAATTCTATTAGCATAGCTCTAGGGTCAGACAATCCTCTTGACTTTgggggtgaccttgggcaagtcacttagcaAATGgtatctacctcacagggttgttgtgagaattcagtGTGTACATAGCTATATGCATTCTCTCTCTCACAAGTCAACATACTGTAGTTCCTCCTGAGAAGCCTGGCACACTGGGAGCTCAAGCGGCAGTCTGGATGCCCTTACCTACATGCCCTCAGCCCTGGGCAGCACCAAGACAACTGTAGTCTGGGCACCTCCTGCCTCACCTCCATGCCTTTGTTCACAGAGTGcccatctgtttttctgccactttGACACCATCTCTGATTTGGTCCTGTCTGAcatctctgctctctgctccAAATTCCCTCTGCCCTCATGCCAGAGATCATATCTGAGAAAGCAAAGACCgagttgtgtttgtgtgtgtctctctgttgGGGAATGCTGATTGTGTTactgtatataattgtatatCAGCACTTTTGGAGTGGTTGCCTTTTAAATCATGACTTTTGATGGCATTgaattttaggctttgtggaggTACAAGGTTGCTAGTGAGGCATCTGTCTCTGGGAACATCCAAGAAGAAAAGACTGAGCCTCCCTTTGGAAGGATTGCTGGTGCCATCAGGATGTGTATACCTGACACCTCCAGGCTGGAAGACCCTCAAAGGCAAGAATTCAAGGAAATGTATGATGAATCTTGGCATTGCCATGGCCAGAAACAGAATAGGCACAAAGAACGTGAGTGGATGAGACAATCTCATCCTTAGCTGAGTTTCCTACATTTCTGGATAATGATGGAAGGACTTGTGTCCGTTGGTGTGGGGAACCCTGAAGGGCAAATCAAGGGTGTGGTTGGCCTGTGGTGCTTTTTGGAGGAGTGAATAAAAAGTAAGTAGACATGCCATTGTGTGTCTGTTCTTTTGGGATATGAAGGGGGAAAAGAAGATACTTGGGATTTTAACTGGAGCTGGAAGCCTGAATTTCTAGATCTGAGGGAGGAAGTGACTGGGGTTAGGAGGAGGCAGCCAAGTATGGGGACTCCTGGGTCCTGGGAGAGGAGGAATGGTGGGGGTCTATACAGGAAAGACTCCCTTGGGCTGGAGTCAAGAGATTGTATCTCAGTTTtgcctggaggtggggaggacCAGTGACTTTCAACCTTGGGGGGCTTGTGATGATAAAGCATCTTAGCTCCAGAGCCAGCTTGACCCATTAACGCTCCCAATTTGTTCAGCTTCTCTGTAGCCAAGCTCTTCTCATCCTGACTCGACCTGGCCATGTGATTTGCTTGGCCACTGGGACAACAGGAAACATGATGCAAACAGAGGTTTGGACCATGCTCATGCACTGGGTGGGGCTTCCTCTCTTGCTGCCCTCAGGATCTCTGCCACTAGTGCCACATCAAGAAACCCTGGCTCATCTGCTGGGTGATAAAGCGAGATGTGGCCCAATCAACCTTGACACCCCAACTCACAGCCAACCAACCCTCTGAAACAGCTGCCTGGGCTGAACCCAGCAGCTGAACTCAGCAGGGACTAgcagaagaaccacccagctgatCCCAGACCAAATTGCTGACCCATAGAATCATGAGCTAAATAAAAGGTGTTTGTTCTGAGCCAAGGAATTTAGAGAGGTTTGTTATATAGCAGAAGATAACTACAGTTTCATTCCCTCTCTCTGCGATATGGTCTCGTCTCAATATGacccaataaataaaatcttaagctCTGCCACTTTTTAGCTGCGCGACCTCCAATATGACATccattttctgagcctcagattcttcTCCTGAAAACAGGGATGAGACTAATAGTTCCTATCACCTGGAGTTTCTGTGACGATAAAATGAGAAACAGCACCCAAGAGGCCAAGGTGGCCATTCATGCTGTTTATGAAACATGTCCTTGTCACGGGACAGGACTGTACTTCCTGGTCCCCGTGGGGTTTGGTGGGGCCATGTGACTAGCTCCATCCAATGAGTTGTATCAGGTCACTTCGGGATCGCAGCATTTAAGCATCCAGGTGAGACTTGCCTGGGTTCTTTACTATGCACAGAAATGGGCAATGTTTGAGTTGGCAGCTGCTCTATGATGATGAGTAGAACACCTGTGGACGGTGCTAGCCATGTAGGATGAAGGAAGAATCAACCTTTTGTGAATGGATACTTGTTTGGCAAATACCATTCCTCTCCCTCCCAACTTCCCTACTCCACTGATTTTGGCTTTGACCTTGTGATTTGCTTTACTCAATGGAATGTCAGCAGACCTGACCTCAGCAGGGGCCTTAAATGCACTTCACTTCTGTGCTCCTGTGATCTGCCAGGGAGCCACTGATCCCAGAAGATTGTGGAACCCCAAGGAGGAGACTGAATCTGCCTCCCAAAACTAGAGCCAAACAGCCAGAAGCAGAGCCACCCCAGCCACCCACAAACCCTTAGAAAGAATGCTTGTTGTAATAAGTCTCAATTTGgggatggtttgttacacagcattactGCATATTAGTTGACTAATACAACTTTGTTGTTTGAAACCACTGAGATTAGGGACTTCTTTGTTATCGCAGCATAATCTCGTCTGTCCTGAGTGATGCCAGTGTTTGGCACCTGCCAAGTAATGGCCACTCAGTAAGTGGCAGCTATTACGATGATTACTGTTTACTCTCTGACATATTATCTCTAGAAGCAACATTGTCTTCAAGGTGCCAGGCACAGCActaagtgctttttaaattttctttcatttcttacaacaaccttatgaggatATAACTATTAATATCCACATTTTGCAGACttgaaaactgaggcaaaaagagGAGGAGGTTAATCAGGAGAGGTGATCATGGTCTCTGGAGACTGACCCACCAGAGTGGCTTGACTCAAAGCAAGTGACACCAgaatctgtgcctcagttgttcatctgtcaaatggagataATATCAACTTCATAGAGTAGTTGTGCTTATGAAATGAGATACAGCACGGAAAACACTTAGCACGGGGGCCAGCAGGGAGTAATCCCTTTGATAAAAGGTGggttttccctcttttccttgcAAAGAGGGGGTTTCCAAGGGTTAAGCCCCCTGCATTCTGCAACCCACCTTCCCAAGATGCATCACGTCACAAGGATTCATGCTTGCTTGGGTTAATCTCTTTAATTTATAGGCACATGAGGAGCTGCAGGCTGAGGACAAATGGAGACCTCAAACCACACATTCCTCAGTTCTTCACTCAGCCCTGCcagggggctggggggctggaaGGCAGTCTGCTCGGCGGAGGAAGTAAAGATAGGAGGCTGAGGGCACCTGGGCTCCAGGCTTGGTGTAGCAGGCACTCTCTGTAGCACAGCCCCGAGTGGCAAACCTGGCGTTAATGATACCTGAGAAAGGGATTTCAGAATGGAGTCAGGGCCCCAACCTCTCCTTCCTCTTGGCCCCTGCCACCTCCTCGCCCAGTTCTCTGGGGCCACCATCTTCCATAGAACCTGGAAGCATGGGCTTCCAGTTCTGGGGCACCTGTCCCCTCCTCCACAGATCCAGGTGCCCCTCACCAGTTTGCACATTGCCAGCGAAGTAGATGCAGTGGGTTTCCTGGCCGACACAGTGGGCTGCCTTGGTCCCGGGGCATGTCTCCTGGAAGGGTACGATGCAGGCGGGGCACTGGAGGCCATTCTCAGTACGATTGTTCTGGGGAGCTGGGGATGAGGGTGGAGTATAAGGTACAAAGGGACATTTAGACCCTTCCCGCATCCTCACAAATAACCCTGGGAACAGTGGTTGCTAATGGACACTGcatttacagttgaggaaacggACGCTCAGAGCAAGCAAGGTGCTCGCCCAATGTTACAGCACACAGATCAGTAGTGGGCCAGAACACACACAGTGGGCCCTTGGGGCAGGCTGGAAGGGACTGCCTCATGCAGGGCTGAGCTGGGACTTACGGGGCACCGAGCCGTGGTTGCAGCCATCACTCTGGCAGCAGTGAGTGTTGGATACCATGTAGTCCTTGGGGCCCATGGTGGTGGATACAAAACCTGAGTAGCAGTCACTGAACTTCATGCAGGCCTTGTAGGTGTTCACTGAGTGGCGGCCCTCTGCGGGagggggacaggagggagggcagggctggcatGGACTCCCGCCAGGGGTCTCTCCCAACCCTACAGCTTCCTCACCCTCTGACTGTCTAGGATGGTCTCTTGcagccccactccccaccccaccccccagccataTCCCTATCTGCCTGAGGAAAGGCCTGGAATGGTTTAGCAGGTagctctccccgcccccccacctcTTTGCCATAGCTCCTAGTCAGGCCTTTGGGGGTCTCTTGCAGTTCCCCATTGTCAAGCTCGAGTGTCTACCTGACATGGTCCCTTCCACGCCACCCCACTCCACAGCCATCCTTTAGGTCCTGCAGGCAGCAGTCTTTCACAGGTCGCCTATGGCTACCCCCATGCCTGGGTGAGATGCTCTCTCCCACCAGTCACTTCCAACAAATCCTGGGATGCAGGACCCTCCACCCATCACACTGCAACACCCATATTCCTCTCTAAGGGGGTCTCTTCCAGGGTTCCCCATGGCCACTCCCTCCGACCTCCCACACATGGCCTGTAGCCGCCCTCCTCGGCTACCTCCTCTAGCTCTTGCCTTAAGTGATCGCTTCTAGTCTCCACAGacttccccctccccactgaGTGGTGGTCTCTTCCAACCCAATCCAAGGATTTCCCGTCTTGACCCCACCAAAAGGTGTTTTCCACAccagctccctctccttccacCCCAGGAGGCtaaatggctgtgtgtgtgtgtgtgtgtgtgtgtgtgtgtgtgtgtgtgtgtgtgtgtcttcaagACTTTCGAGTCCTTTCCCCATCCACCAACACTGGCAAGGTGAGTAGGACTTCATGCATCTTCCATCCCACCCTCCTTACACATCCCCTCCTGTCAGGATGGCTCCTTCCCACACTCACGGTAGCCCTTCCTCTGCTGTCGCAGCCTTCATTCCCACACCATGCTCCATCATCTCTCCTCCCGTGACTAATGATCCATTTCAGCTTTGAATGAATAATCCACCCCCCCTTCCactgctccccacctcccccatcctTTCTCAGGTCGGGGATGGTCTCTTTCATTTAAGACATCCCATCCTCTCCCAGTTTACTCACTGGCCTCCCCCCTGCCCCATCTCTATTTCTCCATACTTCAGGATTATCTTCCCTCTCCTGTCTCATATGGTCCCTTTTGTGTCTCCCTCCTACCCCAATATCACTTCTTGTCTGAGGAATTGTCTCTTCCAGCCTGCACTACCCGCCCACAATCCCTGGGATAGTCTgtaccttcctccctccccaaatgTCCTGCCTGGTCACATTCCTCCCAACCCACCTTagcttcttccctctcctctatccccccccccccaccttttgCCTATTAGATTCCTCCCCTCTCACTACTCTGTTCCCCGTGTCTTTTTCTCACCCCTTCTTGCCTAAAAAGTCCCTATATTTGCCCCTCCCCATCTTCTCTTTGGGAgggtttcattttcaaaaatcccTGACAACAACGGTTTCTATAGCCCCATTCAATTCACTTTCCTTCATCCACCTCGAAATAGTCTTTCCCTCCGCTCTGCCCGCCCACCTCCGTCGCACTAGTGGCTCCCCAGGGTCTGACGCCAAGCGCACGCACGTACTGGTGCTCGACTCCCCCACGATGACCACGCAGGCATCCTTGCCCGCCTCACAAGTCTTCATTTTTCCGCTGCACGTGGTCCCGGAGCCCCTGCACACTTCGCAGCTTAACGGGCACCCTGCAATGTAGAGGGCGGGGTTGTAGTCCTGGGTGGTGTGGTCTTGGGACCACGACTTCCATTTCAGCATTCaagggagatgggggtgggggaaggagcgGACTCTGGGGTCTGAGGGCGGTAGGAACTGGTGTCTTCCTGATTGTTCATGGGTGGGGCACTGACCGCTGTCTGGGGAACTGTCCAGGGCTCTGACAAGGACGCGCTCGTGATGCCAGCAAAGCTGCTTCTTGGGGCGGGAAGCGACTCCACCACGGAGCCTGTTTACTTAATTACAAGGCTGGGAACTTTGGACGCCAGGGTCCTCTGAGAAAGCTCAGGGACAGGGAGGGGTCCTGGTGAAGGTTTTCATGGACTTTTGTGAAGCTTCAGGTCCAGCTTTTTGGACGGGGAACACTTCTCCTTGTAGGTACCGTATGTAGGTCCCGTAAACAGTAGGAGCTCAGGCAGGGGTGCCTGAGGCTAGGGTCAAGAAAGCAGAGGGAGGACCAGGAGGTCTGAGGACATAGACTCCTTGGTCCTGAGAGAGAAGGCACCTGGGGGCCCAGACCCCTGGGTCCTGGGGAAGGAGTGGCCTGAACTCCGGCAtcgaagggagaaggggaaggggctaGGGGCTTGAACTCCCTCAAGTCCATGGAGAAAGGAAATCTCCCCTTCTcccagttttattattattattttaatctttcccTTTCTAGTCATGCTGTCATCTGATTTTCTAGAATTCAGATGTCTTATTTTGAGATCTTGTCTGGGGACCGTCAATTCAGAGCCCACCAAGCTCCCTCGTTTCTCAAAGATCCAATCACATGAGCCTTTGAGCATTTCCTCCCTCGGGGCCCcaggctttcttttcctttaacctCTGCCTTCACCAAGAACGTGAATTCCCGACACCTGCTCTTTCTCCCTGGAGGACCTTGCTGAATGCTTTCTCCGAGTCCTCTCTTTCCTGAGGttcccaggagtccaggcccctgGTCACTTACCCAGACCCAGCAGGGTACAGAGCAGCATGAAGGCCAGCAGGAACATCCCAGGTTTCGTGGAGGGCCTCATGGTGTGTGACCCAGCAGTCCCTGGTTCCCAGCCCTTATAGGAAGCTGAGGAGGGGCGGGTCTGGACCCACCTTCACCCTGGGGTGAGAAATAGCTGAGGTAAGATCTCAGGGCAGGCCTCTGCCGCTCTGGGTTGGGTGAATGGAACCAGAATCCAAAAGGGACATGGGCTCAGTCCCCTCTTCCACGGGGACCCCGGGAGTCTGGCTTCCATCAGGACCCAGAAGTTCACTTTCCTGTTTTTTCACATTCccactgccctcctcctcctttttttctggCCTGAAGCCGCAGGTCAGAGTCAGGTCACTTGATTCCTTGTAGGTGTAAGGGCAGCTACAAAAGCTGAgattctcctctcccttctctctctttccaaagATGTACCCCTGCGTGGGTGGAGCTCTTCTTGGGAGCACCCAGCATGTCTACGCTCGTTCTGCGGGCGCCTGGGGGGCCTTGTCTcgtctcccttcccttcttcgtGGGCTTGGCTCATACTCTCTGTTTTGTGTTCGGGCTGTCTCCAGCTCCGACCTTGCCTGAGGCTGCACCTCTGGGTCTCGCGGGGACTGAACAGAAGGGTGCCTGTCAACGGGCCGGGACAGGCGTGGTAGGAGACAGATGCCCACAGTTTACattggaaaactgaggcatgTGTGGAAGTCCTCTaggcagggtgtgtgtgtctgGTTCGGGCTTATGCTTTGTGTTTTACTTAAGTTCTTGACCCACTCTCTCTTGGCCTCAGGCATAACCCTGGGAGAGATccgagattgtgtgtgtgtgtgtgtgtgtgtgtgtgcgcgcgcgcgcagtGGGAAGCTAGCGGGGGAAGAGTGTAGCCGCAGGAACCGGTGGCGGGAATCCTGTTGCTGTAAGTTTCAGGCTCCCCGCGAAAATCCACTCGGGTTTGCTGTCCTCTAGCTTTCTAGGCTTCAGTTTGGGCGGTGACTGTGTCGTCCAAGGAGAATGGCGAATTTCTTCTAAGGACCAATCCCGGAGGCCGCTCCTGTTGCTAGGCGCCCAGAAAGCTGGCCGTGACCATCACCAGGAGGAGGGGCTAGAGAGTGGTGGGGCCAGAGAGAGGCGGGGCTAGAAGGAAAGCTCGTTGCTAGGGAACTCAGCGCCTCTCTCTGGAGAGGCGCGACTGGGCTTGCGCGGGGTTGACGTGCGCGCCGGCGCGCCGCGGTTTGAAAGGCCCGAGCCTTGCGCGCTTGCGCACTTAAACGCGCGCAGGGAGCACCCCCCCCCCTTCCCGCCCCTAACTCGGATCCTCCTTTTCCTTCGTGTCAGACGGAGCCCACTACGTTGACATGCCGGAGATCCGCCTCCGCCATGTGGTTTCCTGCAGTAGCCAGGACTCGGTGAGGGATTGGCGTGGGGAAAGTTGAAAGACGTAAGGGAATGCCACAAGAATTCCCCACAGAATCCCACAAGACGTAAAGGGGCTCCGCAAGAACTTTTGGAGTGTAAATGGGAACTTCATGGAACTCTAAGGAGGGTCATGGGAGGATTTCCAGGAGGCTATAAAGGAATTCTGGGAGAGATGTGGAATAGGTGGACTTCCGGGCGTCTGTGGAAGTTCTGAAGAGAAAAGGAGGACTAGGAGCGCTTCCTTGGAAAGTCCATAGGTGAACTTCTAGGCGGAAGTGTTGTAAGGGGCTCAAGGCAGAGTGTGGGGGGTTAACGCAGACACTTAAATGTGGGGGATCGCAGAGGGCTTGGGAGGACTCCAAGGAATAATCTGAGAACTGGGGCCCCAGCTTTCCTCTCTGTACCCTAACTTTCTCATTCCCTTTCCTATCTCCAGACCCACTGTGCAGAAAACCTTCTAAAGGCGGACACTTACCGAAAATGGCGGGCAGCCAAGGCAGGCGAGAAGACCATCTCGGTGGTGCTCCAGGTgatgctgccccacccccatcgcCTTCCTGCGCGTCTGGAGACCCAGGGTCCAGACTCTTGAGCCAGGTGGCAGTTGAGGCACTTTCCCTTccgggcctcagcttccttaccAGGAAAATGGGCATCACGATTGCCCCTTAGCAGAGGAAGAAGGTGATCTAAGGACTAGGCCAGGGATGATCATAGGAATCACATGTGGCCAGTTAGGTTCcttctgggcctcactttcctcagcTGGAAGTAAATGAATCACTGCCATGTATCTTGCCTTCTAAAGTCAGTGGGCTCAGGGCTGCAAGGTATCTCAGGAGGTCATCTAAGCCAATaaaccccattttaaagatgggaaaactgaagcagagggaggggagaagtgaAGTGGCCAGTCTAAGCTATCGTTTCTGGAATGCTGGCCACGTTCATTTTGAGTAAGCTCTTACCTTATCTGTATCACACCCCTGTGAAGTTGGAGGGAGGCAAACAGAAAAGGGTGGTTTG
It encodes:
- the IRGQ gene encoding immunity-related GTPase family Q protein, whose amino-acid sequence is MPPPRGDVTALFLGPPGSGKSALIAALCNKDVEMVDIPDGRPDPGVPSLRAAGPGLFLGELSCPPAAPGPWAAEANVLVLVLPGPEGNGEPLAPALGEAARAAMARGTPLLAVRNLGPGDSQNEAQARDQTAALLDSTGLGAAPLFVLQTDCGSSNSCEELERLRGALRSQAEALQRLLPPAQDGFEVLGAAELEAVREAFETGGLEAALSWVRGSLERLGSARLDLAVAGMADVGLVLNMLLGLDPGDPGAVPASVPAEPTPYPAPERSNVVLWTVPLGSAGTAAAPHPTHYDVLILVTPGAPTEEDWAQVRPLVLPDAPLVCVRTDGQGKDPEPLEEEEKAEKPSGGESLENADVGGLEEACSEGRETRGTGSQKAGSGEGSAKAGIESLQQVGGSKQSGSGDSERVATGSPEDDTWEVLEEAPPPVFPLRRGGLPGLCEWLRRALAPAQAGALLLALPPMSPRAARTKVAALRAGAWRPALLASLAAAAAPVPGLGWACDVALLRGQLAEWRRALGLEPAALARRERMLGMAPGELAERTHFPGPVTRAEVEARLGAWAGEGTAGGAALGALSFLWPAGGAAATGGLGYRAAHGVLLQALDEMLADAEAVLAPHAPAQ
- the PINLYP gene encoding phospholipase A2 inhibitor and Ly6/PLAUR domain-containing protein, with protein sequence MRPSTKPGMFLLAFMLLCTLLGLGCPLSCEVCRGSGTTCSGKMKTCEAGKDACVVIVGESSTKGRHSVNTYKACMKFSDCYSGFVSTTMGPKDYMVSNTHCCQSDGCNHGSVPPPQNNRTENGLQCPACIVPFQETCPGTKAAHCVGQETHCIYFAGNVQTGIINARFATRGCATESACYTKPGAQVPSASYLYFLRRADCLPAPQPPGRAE